A section of the Corynebacterium auris genome encodes:
- the panC gene encoding pantoate--beta-alanine ligase has product MTALTHTPDELHGALGGATAISLVPTMGALHEGHLSLVREAAKLDAPVVVSIFVNPLQFAPGEDLDAYPRTLAEDLALLEGEGVAAVFAPSVATMYPAGPRTTIHPGPTGAILEGASRPTHFAGVLTVVAKLFALTRATDAFFGEKDYQQLVLIRQMVEDLNLPVRVHGCPIVREESGLAMSSRNRYLSPREAEVARVLSQALATKDVDKARMLIDATEGVDLDYLELTTAGLEPVAAGYAGPKRLLVAARVGSTRLIDNVAV; this is encoded by the coding sequence ATGACTGCACTCACCCACACTCCCGACGAGCTGCACGGTGCCCTCGGCGGTGCCACGGCCATCAGCCTCGTGCCCACCATGGGGGCGCTGCACGAGGGCCACCTCTCCCTCGTGCGCGAGGCGGCGAAGCTGGACGCGCCAGTGGTGGTGAGCATCTTTGTTAACCCCCTCCAGTTCGCCCCGGGCGAGGACCTCGACGCCTACCCGCGCACGCTCGCCGAGGACCTCGCCCTGCTCGAGGGGGAGGGCGTCGCCGCGGTTTTCGCCCCGAGCGTGGCCACGATGTACCCGGCGGGCCCGCGCACCACCATCCATCCCGGCCCCACCGGCGCGATTTTGGAGGGCGCGTCGCGCCCGACGCACTTCGCCGGGGTGCTCACGGTCGTCGCCAAGCTGTTTGCCCTCACCCGCGCCACCGACGCCTTCTTCGGGGAGAAGGACTACCAGCAGCTCGTGCTCATCCGGCAGATGGTGGAGGACCTCAACCTGCCCGTGCGCGTCCACGGCTGCCCGATCGTGCGCGAAGAATCGGGGCTGGCGATGTCCTCGCGCAACCGCTACCTGTCTCCGCGTGAGGCCGAGGTGGCGCGCGTGCTGTCGCAGGCTTTGGCCACGAAGGACGTCGATAAGGCGCGCATGCTTATCGACGCCACCGAGGGCGTCGACCTCGACTACCTCGAGCTCACCACGGCGGGGCTCGAACCGGTCGCCGCGGGCTACGCGGGCCCGAAGCGGCTGCTGGTGGCCGCGCGGGTGGGATCGACGCGGCTGATAGACAACGTGGCGGTCTAG
- a CDS encoding thymidylate synthase: MVPTPYEDLLDDVLTNGTPKGDRTGTGTLSVFGRQLRYDLSEAYPLLTTKRIYFKGVVGELLWFLRGESNVRWLQDNNIRIWNEWADDTGELGPVYGVQWRSWPTPDGRHVDQIEQALATLRDNPDSRRNLVSAWNVAELDKMALLPCHLLFQLYVAEGTLSMQVYQRSADMFLGVPFNIASYALLTHMFAQQTGLKVGELIWTGGDCHIYNNHIAQAKEQLSRTARPYPQLALRKAPSLFEYTFDDIAVEGYAPHPTITAQVSV; this comes from the coding sequence ATGGTTCCCACCCCCTACGAGGACCTGCTTGACGACGTCCTCACCAACGGAACCCCGAAAGGCGACCGCACCGGCACCGGGACGCTCAGCGTCTTCGGCCGCCAGCTGCGCTACGACCTCTCCGAGGCCTACCCCCTGCTGACCACCAAGCGCATCTACTTCAAGGGCGTCGTCGGAGAGCTGCTGTGGTTCCTCCGCGGCGAGTCCAACGTACGCTGGCTGCAGGACAACAACATCCGCATCTGGAACGAGTGGGCCGACGACACCGGGGAGCTCGGCCCGGTCTACGGCGTGCAGTGGCGTTCCTGGCCCACCCCGGACGGCCGGCACGTCGACCAGATCGAGCAGGCGCTTGCGACGCTGCGAGACAACCCGGATTCGCGCCGCAACCTGGTTTCGGCGTGGAACGTCGCCGAGCTGGACAAGATGGCGCTTTTGCCCTGCCACCTGCTGTTTCAGCTCTACGTCGCCGAGGGGACCCTGTCCATGCAGGTCTACCAGCGCTCGGCCGACATGTTCCTCGGGGTGCCCTTCAACATCGCCTCCTACGCCCTTTTGACCCACATGTTTGCCCAGCAGACAGGGCTGAAAGTCGGCGAGCTCATCTGGACGGGCGGGGATTGCCACATCTACAACAACCACATCGCGCAGGCCAAGGAGCAGCTCTCCCGAACGGCGCGGCCCTACCCGCAGCTCGCGCTGCGCAAGGCGCCCTCCCTGTTCGAGTACACCTTCGACGACATCGCTGTCGAGGGCTACGCCCCCCACCCCACCATCACAGCGCAGGTGTCCGTATGA
- a CDS encoding GntP family permease encodes MNRTDWSTMTGLPLMAAFAVAIAVLILMISALKVHPFLSLLGVSLAFGLVGGVPLLDAVGPDGEVKTPGIATLIGEGFAETFASFGLVIIFGTLIGLLLEKTGAAFQLADALVRVIGTRHPVLAIELMGWVVSIPVFSDSGYVILNPVRKALAQRTGASPVAMAIALSAGLFTSHVFIPPTPGPIAAAANLGLEDSLLLIIGLGALVSLPALAVAYAYAVYIGSRITTPESEAVPDGDVAAAYEKLRASYTRLPSTALSVSPILAPILLMAAGSVATALDYREGAGALVVFLGTPTISLAIGFVLAFFLLVQTGMAGSFHSFTEEGLRTVGPILLITAAGGVLGRVIAATDVVDFIADNATQLSHLGLLFPFLVTAMFKTAQGSTTVAMATTSSIVAPLLPALGLADPVEVGLAVMAIAAGSLVVSHANDSHFWVVTNLSQLTPQQSYRSQTVVTALMGVASMAFIWVLGLVLA; translated from the coding sequence GTGAATAGAACCGATTGGAGCACCATGACCGGCCTGCCGCTCATGGCGGCGTTCGCCGTCGCCATCGCCGTTTTGATCCTCATGATCTCGGCCCTGAAGGTCCATCCCTTCCTGTCGCTTCTTGGGGTCTCGCTGGCGTTCGGCCTCGTCGGCGGCGTGCCGCTGCTCGACGCCGTGGGCCCCGACGGCGAGGTTAAGACGCCGGGCATCGCCACCCTCATCGGCGAGGGCTTCGCCGAGACCTTCGCTTCCTTCGGCCTCGTCATCATTTTCGGCACGCTCATCGGCCTCCTCCTCGAGAAGACGGGGGCGGCCTTTCAGCTCGCCGACGCCCTCGTGCGCGTCATCGGCACCCGCCACCCGGTCCTGGCCATCGAGCTGATGGGCTGGGTGGTTTCCATCCCTGTGTTCAGCGACTCCGGCTACGTCATCCTCAACCCGGTGCGCAAGGCCTTGGCCCAGCGCACCGGGGCTTCCCCCGTCGCCATGGCGATCGCCCTGTCGGCGGGCCTGTTCACCTCACACGTGTTCATCCCGCCCACCCCGGGGCCGATCGCCGCGGCCGCGAACCTGGGGCTGGAGGACAGCCTGCTGCTCATCATCGGGCTCGGCGCGCTCGTCTCCCTGCCGGCGCTCGCGGTGGCTTACGCCTACGCGGTCTACATCGGCTCGCGCATCACCACCCCGGAGAGCGAGGCCGTGCCGGACGGGGACGTCGCGGCGGCCTACGAGAAGCTGCGCGCCTCCTACACGCGCCTGCCGTCGACGGCGCTGTCCGTCTCCCCCATCCTCGCCCCGATCCTGCTCATGGCCGCAGGCTCCGTGGCCACCGCGCTGGACTACCGCGAGGGCGCCGGGGCGCTCGTGGTCTTTCTGGGCACCCCGACGATCTCGCTGGCCATCGGGTTCGTCCTAGCGTTCTTCCTGCTCGTGCAAACCGGCATGGCGGGCAGCTTCCACTCCTTCACGGAGGAGGGGCTGCGCACCGTCGGGCCGATTTTGCTCATCACCGCCGCCGGCGGGGTGCTCGGACGCGTAATCGCGGCGACGGACGTGGTGGACTTCATCGCGGACAACGCCACGCAGCTGTCCCACCTGGGGCTGCTGTTCCCTTTCCTCGTCACCGCGATGTTCAAGACGGCGCAGGGCTCGACAACTGTCGCGATGGCCACCACCTCCAGCATCGTCGCCCCGCTGCTGCCCGCGCTCGGGCTGGCCGACCCCGTCGAGGTGGGGCTGGCCGTGATGGCGATTGCCGCCGGCTCCCTCGTCGTCTCCCACGCCAACGACAGCCACTTCTGGGTGGTCACCAACCTTTCGCAGCTCACTCCGCAGCAGTCCTACCGCTCGCAAACGGTGGTGACGGCCCTGATGGGGGTCGCGTCCATGGCGTTCATCTGGGTTCTCGGGCTGGTTCTGGCCTAG
- the panB gene encoding 3-methyl-2-oxobutanoate hydroxymethyltransferase, with amino-acid sequence MTSYLSPTTKVRVSDLKAKKRSGEKWAMLTAYDYSTARVFAAAGIECLLVGDSAANVVFGYETTNQVSLDEMAYLAAAVVRGAGNALVVVDLPFGTYEASDEQCVKSATELVRRSGAHMVKLEGGARMAGRIRALKNAGLAVCAHVGFTPQSVDNLGGFKVQRASVQEDTDAVVDAGADMVVFEMVPAALAAQITQACPIPTIGIGAGAGTDAQVLVWQDLADLPAGGRRPRFVRQFGAVGEELARAAAAYKQAVAEATFPTDEHTF; translated from the coding sequence ATGACCAGCTACCTCTCCCCAACCACAAAGGTCCGGGTATCCGACCTGAAGGCGAAGAAGCGCTCCGGCGAAAAGTGGGCCATGCTCACCGCCTACGACTACTCCACGGCGCGCGTTTTCGCCGCCGCGGGGATCGAGTGCCTGCTCGTGGGCGACTCGGCCGCCAACGTCGTCTTCGGCTACGAGACGACCAACCAGGTCTCCCTCGACGAGATGGCCTACCTCGCCGCCGCGGTGGTGCGCGGTGCGGGCAACGCGCTCGTGGTTGTGGACCTGCCCTTCGGCACCTACGAGGCCAGCGACGAGCAGTGCGTCAAAAGCGCCACCGAGCTCGTCCGCCGCAGCGGCGCGCACATGGTCAAGCTCGAGGGCGGGGCACGGATGGCGGGGCGGATCCGCGCGCTGAAAAACGCGGGCCTGGCCGTGTGCGCCCACGTGGGGTTCACCCCGCAGTCGGTGGACAACCTCGGCGGTTTCAAGGTGCAGCGGGCCTCCGTGCAGGAGGACACGGACGCCGTCGTCGACGCCGGGGCGGACATGGTCGTCTTCGAGATGGTCCCGGCGGCGCTCGCCGCGCAGATCACGCAGGCCTGCCCCATCCCCACCATCGGTATCGGCGCGGGCGCGGGCACCGACGCGCAGGTGCTGGTGTGGCAGGACTTGGCCGACCTGCCCGCCGGCGGGCGTAGGCCGCGCTTCGTGCGCCAGTTCGGCGCCGTTGGCGAGGAGCTGGCGCGCGCCGCCGCGGCCTACAAGCAGGCAGTGGCGGAGGCCACGTTCCCCACCGACGAGCACACGTTCTAG
- a CDS encoding 3-hydroxyacyl-CoA dehydrogenase, translating into MTDIKNVTVLGAGVLGAQIAFQIAYKGFNVTSWDIDDDAVEAAKKRFDSFEDRYVGEVEDATKEGVAEARERLKQTSDLEEAVKEADLIIEAVPEKADIKDDVWSKVGKAAKEGAIFSSNSSTMLPSDIAPSSGREEDFLHIHFANNIWVRNIAEIMPHKGTKDGLVETLTEFAEEIGMVPAVLEKEKGGYILNSLLIPLLRAAQELWIDGYATIEDIDNDWKVSTGSPDGPFEIMDLVGLRTLYAIESNEIEKGDVPEWQERFVKTVKEDYLDEGRYGAENGKGFYDHSEK; encoded by the coding sequence ATGACTGACATCAAGAATGTGACCGTTCTTGGCGCTGGCGTCCTCGGCGCTCAGATTGCCTTCCAGATTGCTTACAAGGGCTTCAACGTGACGTCGTGGGACATCGACGATGACGCGGTGGAGGCTGCGAAGAAGCGCTTCGATTCCTTCGAGGACCGCTACGTCGGCGAGGTCGAAGACGCCACGAAGGAGGGTGTCGCCGAGGCCCGCGAGCGCCTGAAGCAGACGTCCGACTTGGAGGAGGCCGTGAAGGAGGCCGACCTCATTATCGAGGCCGTGCCGGAGAAGGCCGACATCAAGGACGACGTGTGGTCCAAGGTGGGCAAGGCTGCCAAGGAGGGGGCAATCTTTAGCTCTAACTCCTCGACGATGCTGCCCTCCGACATTGCGCCGTCGAGCGGGCGCGAGGAGGACTTCCTGCACATCCACTTTGCCAACAACATCTGGGTGCGCAACATCGCCGAGATTATGCCGCACAAGGGCACCAAGGACGGGCTCGTGGAGACGCTGACCGAGTTCGCCGAGGAGATCGGCATGGTGCCGGCCGTGCTGGAGAAGGAAAAGGGCGGCTACATCCTCAACTCCCTGCTCATCCCGCTGTTGCGGGCGGCACAGGAGCTGTGGATCGATGGTTACGCCACGATCGAGGACATCGACAATGACTGGAAGGTGTCCACCGGCTCGCCGGACGGTCCGTTCGAGATCATGGATCTGGTGGGCCTGCGCACGCTCTACGCCATCGAGTCCAACGAGATCGAAAAGGGCGACGTCCCCGAGTGGCAGGAGCGCTTTGTCAAGACCGTCAAGGAGGACTACCTCGACGAGGGCCGCTACGGCGCCGAAAACGGCAAGGGCTTCTACGACCACAGCGAGAAGTAG
- a CDS encoding mycoredoxin — MTIYATTWCPFCRSLLAALSGTDMDYEVVDVDQDPEAAAWVESVNGGNRVVPTVRYSDGTHDTNPPFAQVKAKYEELNA; from the coding sequence ATGACCATCTACGCCACCACCTGGTGCCCCTTCTGCCGCTCACTGCTCGCCGCCCTGAGCGGCACCGACATGGACTACGAGGTCGTCGACGTGGACCAGGACCCCGAGGCCGCCGCCTGGGTCGAGTCCGTCAACGGCGGCAACCGCGTCGTGCCCACCGTGCGCTACTCCGACGGCACCCACGACACCAACCCGCCGTTCGCGCAGGTCAAGGCCAAGTACGAGGAGCTTAACGCGTAG
- a CDS encoding PQQ-binding-like beta-propeller repeat protein — protein sequence MFSRTLPALLAAAALAVGAPLAAATSAVATMHGDAESSDTFAFAGPAPGPLRADFHVKAAACPTILADSDGAIWALCTKIIDRAPVAMLLDPLSGKTLASMDIPKGSLLGGVYAYLDERGRLVLVTGNNELVKLAKNTGGGAATIAVDERFNVAGLLAPGDSVVGLVPDSAGNIWLATARGRVGVLAADEGNHSAPALREFQLGQATPGAGERIDNSISAHGERVAVATSHALYVLTADRGVLWRQPYDRGSARKPGQLSWGTGATPTFFGPTGGEYVTITDNADDQEHLLVYSAADGAPVCSAPLFSPGRSGTENSAIGVGTSVVVASTYGYPYPAVPEGAGPSNPPLAAFTGGMERFEVPEAAGGQCVRSWSQPIASAAVPRLSTANNTIYTVERPPLFGVTGLAFDAITIDASTGAVTSRNRIAHTPLRDTLEMVGTITPGGVWWQGAVTGVYRMEAGGPGGLSSWQSSSAG from the coding sequence GTGTTTTCCCGTACCCTGCCAGCGCTCCTGGCCGCGGCCGCCCTCGCCGTGGGCGCGCCCCTAGCAGCCGCGACCTCGGCCGTGGCGACGATGCACGGCGACGCCGAGTCCTCCGACACCTTCGCGTTCGCCGGGCCCGCCCCGGGCCCTCTCCGGGCGGACTTCCACGTCAAGGCGGCGGCGTGTCCGACGATCCTGGCCGATTCTGACGGTGCGATCTGGGCGCTGTGCACGAAAATCATCGACCGCGCGCCCGTGGCCATGCTCCTTGACCCGCTAAGCGGCAAAACCCTCGCCAGCATGGACATCCCCAAGGGCTCCCTGCTCGGCGGCGTCTACGCCTACCTCGACGAACGCGGCCGGCTGGTCCTGGTCACGGGGAACAACGAGCTGGTCAAGCTGGCCAAGAACACCGGCGGCGGCGCGGCCACCATCGCCGTCGACGAGCGCTTCAACGTGGCCGGACTCCTCGCGCCGGGCGACTCCGTGGTCGGGCTCGTGCCCGATTCCGCCGGCAACATCTGGCTGGCCACGGCCCGCGGGCGCGTGGGCGTGCTCGCCGCCGACGAGGGCAACCATTCTGCCCCCGCGCTGCGCGAGTTCCAGCTGGGGCAGGCCACGCCGGGCGCGGGCGAGCGCATCGACAACTCCATCTCCGCCCACGGCGAGCGCGTCGCGGTGGCGACCTCGCACGCCCTCTACGTGCTGACGGCCGACCGCGGGGTGCTGTGGCGCCAACCCTACGACCGCGGCAGCGCCCGCAAGCCCGGCCAGCTGAGCTGGGGCACCGGCGCGACGCCCACGTTCTTCGGACCCACGGGCGGCGAGTACGTGACCATCACGGACAACGCCGACGACCAGGAGCACCTGCTGGTCTACTCCGCCGCCGACGGCGCTCCGGTCTGCTCGGCCCCGCTGTTTAGCCCAGGGCGCAGCGGCACGGAGAACTCGGCGATTGGGGTGGGCACCTCCGTGGTCGTCGCCAGCACCTACGGCTACCCCTACCCGGCGGTGCCGGAGGGTGCCGGGCCGAGCAACCCGCCGCTGGCCGCCTTCACCGGTGGTATGGAGCGCTTCGAGGTGCCGGAGGCCGCCGGGGGGCAGTGCGTGCGCTCCTGGTCCCAGCCCATCGCCTCTGCGGCCGTGCCGCGCCTGTCCACCGCGAACAACACGATCTACACCGTCGAGCGCCCGCCGCTTTTCGGCGTGACCGGCCTCGCCTTCGACGCCATTACTATCGACGCCTCCACGGGCGCCGTGACCTCCCGCAACCGAATCGCCCACACCCCGCTGCGGGACACCCTGGAGATGGTGGGCACGATCACGCCCGGGGGCGTGTGGTGGCAGGGCGCGGTCACGGGCGTGTACCGGATGGAGGCGGGCGGCCCGGGCGGGCTGTCCTCCTGGCAGTCGTCCTCCGCAGGTTAG
- a CDS encoding 3'(2'),5'-bisphosphate nucleotidase CysQ — MTASYSDFRLTNLIAQGTGEILKGIRGVGLLRGRELGEAGDDLAQNWIARVLSQHRPEDGFLSEEAADNQERLGKDRVWIVDPLDGTKEFATGRQDWAVHVALVENGVPTHAAVGLPDLGVVFKSSDVRHVSGPYARKIALSRNRPPAIAGAVAEALGFDTVGVGSAGAKAMRVLLGDYDAYVHAGGQYEWDQAAPVGVSLAAGLHCSRLDGSELRYNNADTYIPDLLICRPELAEEILSICAAFRDEHGDYEGPAA; from the coding sequence ATGACGGCTTCGTACTCTGACTTCCGGCTGACCAACCTGATCGCGCAGGGCACCGGCGAGATTCTCAAGGGCATCCGGGGTGTCGGCCTGCTGCGGGGCCGCGAGCTCGGCGAGGCGGGCGACGACCTCGCCCAGAACTGGATCGCCCGGGTGCTGTCCCAGCACCGCCCGGAGGACGGCTTCCTTTCCGAGGAGGCGGCGGACAACCAGGAGCGCCTGGGCAAGGACCGGGTGTGGATCGTCGACCCGCTCGACGGCACCAAGGAGTTCGCCACCGGCCGCCAGGACTGGGCTGTGCACGTCGCACTGGTGGAAAACGGGGTGCCCACCCACGCCGCGGTGGGCCTGCCGGACTTGGGGGTGGTGTTCAAGTCCTCGGACGTGCGCCACGTCTCGGGCCCGTACGCGCGCAAGATCGCCCTGTCGCGCAACCGCCCGCCGGCGATCGCGGGGGCGGTGGCCGAGGCGCTCGGCTTTGACACCGTCGGCGTAGGATCGGCGGGAGCGAAGGCGATGCGCGTCCTGCTCGGCGACTACGACGCCTACGTCCACGCCGGCGGGCAGTACGAGTGGGACCAGGCCGCGCCCGTGGGCGTTTCGCTGGCGGCGGGGCTGCACTGCTCGCGCCTCGACGGCTCCGAGCTGCGCTATAACAACGCGGACACCTACATCCCCGACCTGCTCATTTGCCGCCCCGAGCTGGCCGAGGAGATCCTGAGCATCTGCGCCGCCTTCCGCGACGAGCACGGCGACTACGAAGGCCCCGCGGCCTAG
- a CDS encoding dihydrofolate reductase: MIGAIWAEDLDGVIGDGAGMPWHLPEDLKRFKAVTLGHPVIMGRTTWESLQVRPLPGRDNIVVSSRAPGEWSRGATVVPRPPEEFDGDAWIIGGAQLYAATLDTVDVIERTLIDARTAPSTPVYAPRIPDAFTLVSEAGWETSTSGLRYTSQRFERTA, from the coding sequence ATGATCGGCGCGATCTGGGCCGAGGACCTCGACGGCGTCATCGGCGACGGCGCGGGCATGCCGTGGCACCTCCCCGAGGATCTCAAGCGCTTCAAGGCCGTGACGCTGGGCCACCCTGTCATCATGGGGCGCACCACGTGGGAGTCGCTCCAGGTGCGCCCGCTTCCGGGCCGGGATAACATCGTCGTCTCCTCGCGCGCGCCCGGCGAGTGGTCGCGCGGCGCCACCGTCGTGCCGCGGCCGCCGGAGGAGTTCGACGGCGACGCCTGGATCATCGGCGGGGCGCAGCTCTACGCCGCCACGCTCGATACAGTGGACGTCATCGAGCGCACGCTTATCGACGCCCGCACCGCCCCCTCCACCCCCGTCTACGCGCCCCGCATTCCCGACGCGTTCACGCTGGTTTCCGAGGCGGGCTGGGAGACGTCGACAAGCGGGCTGCGCTACACGTCCCAACGTTTCGAAAGGACAGCATGA
- a CDS encoding ABC transporter ATP-binding protein: protein MTVFNLLRSNAGLITLGIVLSLLTTVVTLFQPALVGQLISGVSSGEFQQPLVLLLLAILGSTLLTAATMYVVSIAADRTVRDMRKKITNHLLYLRVGEFEKGGSGSFTTRVTSDTSIVSTAFSSTLTDFVGGFTVIIGALIYMAVVDWKLLLVVVAVLLVALVVIVAISSSLQNHSSKVQDHLAALGDILQSALSAIRTIKAFRVETRVIGNLATEIDHAYRNRRRMSFVEAVLEPLSTVTSYIALLAVVLFGSIRLSNGDLSGESLTVFVTALFLMLAPIVQVSQSLGTFFEARGALDRINRLFSLEVEDSTESDSLPGPRSIPAGSVEFDSVSYSREGQTILDNASITVPAGEKVALTGASGAGKTTIFSLLLKFYDVSSGHIRVGGQDLEDWNRRALRTMVAYVEQEPDLLPGTLRENLILGTEESFGDEILIAMLDQFGLKKFASADGLSRLVGSGNSGLSGGERQRVAIIRAVLQKSPVILVDEPTSALDSTSAELSMSRLLETDSTVIFTSHDANIVSLAERTLVVADGKIVESTPKRRQSTDA from the coding sequence ATGACTGTCTTTAACCTTCTGCGGAGCAATGCTGGGCTGATCACTCTAGGAATCGTCCTGTCATTGTTAACCACCGTTGTTACTCTTTTCCAACCCGCGCTCGTCGGCCAATTGATATCCGGAGTCAGTAGCGGAGAGTTTCAGCAACCCCTTGTACTGCTGCTGCTAGCTATTCTGGGCTCAACCCTTTTGACAGCCGCCACTATGTACGTGGTCTCAATCGCAGCGGATCGAACGGTCCGTGACATGCGCAAAAAGATCACGAATCACCTTCTCTACCTGCGGGTGGGCGAGTTCGAAAAGGGCGGGTCAGGTAGCTTTACCACACGGGTCACGTCAGATACCTCCATCGTGAGTACTGCTTTTTCTTCCACCCTTACTGATTTCGTCGGGGGGTTCACCGTCATCATCGGTGCGCTTATCTATATGGCGGTGGTGGACTGGAAATTGCTCCTGGTTGTTGTAGCAGTGCTGCTGGTGGCCTTAGTGGTTATTGTGGCTATCTCGAGCTCGCTACAAAACCACTCTTCGAAAGTACAAGACCACCTTGCAGCGCTCGGGGACATTCTCCAGTCGGCGTTATCTGCAATTCGAACTATCAAGGCTTTTCGGGTGGAAACGAGAGTCATTGGCAACTTGGCAACCGAGATCGACCACGCCTACCGAAACCGGCGGAGGATGAGTTTTGTAGAAGCCGTTCTTGAGCCCTTGAGCACTGTAACGTCCTACATTGCACTTCTCGCGGTTGTTCTTTTCGGCTCCATTAGGTTGAGCAACGGTGATTTGTCGGGAGAGTCACTTACCGTCTTCGTTACCGCGCTATTTCTGATGCTTGCCCCGATCGTGCAGGTGTCTCAGTCCCTTGGCACCTTCTTTGAAGCGCGAGGGGCACTGGACAGAATTAACCGGCTTTTCAGCCTCGAAGTCGAAGATTCAACCGAGTCAGATTCGCTTCCCGGTCCCAGGTCCATCCCCGCTGGCTCCGTTGAGTTTGACTCAGTCTCGTACAGCCGGGAGGGGCAAACGATCTTAGATAACGCATCCATAACGGTGCCCGCAGGCGAGAAAGTGGCGCTCACAGGCGCTTCTGGCGCCGGGAAAACCACCATATTCAGTCTTCTGCTGAAGTTTTACGATGTCTCGTCCGGCCATATCCGTGTTGGAGGACAAGACCTCGAAGACTGGAACAGAAGGGCTCTTCGAACCATGGTTGCGTATGTTGAACAGGAGCCTGACCTACTTCCCGGCACGCTCAGAGAGAACCTGATCCTCGGCACAGAGGAGAGTTTCGGCGACGAAATACTAATCGCCATGCTAGATCAGTTCGGGTTGAAGAAGTTTGCCAGCGCCGATGGACTAAGCAGGTTAGTAGGCTCCGGTAATAGTGGATTGTCGGGCGGGGAGCGACAGCGAGTTGCCATCATCCGCGCTGTCCTTCAAAAATCGCCGGTCATCCTTGTAGATGAGCCAACATCCGCTCTCGATTCAACGTCAGCAGAGCTGTCCATGAGCAGGTTGTTGGAGACCGATTCCACGGTCATCTTCACCTCCCACGATGCAAACATCGTGAGTCTGGCAGAACGGACCCTCGTAGTGGCCGACGGAAAGATCGTCGAAAGCACACCAAAAAGGAGGCAGTCTACAGATGCGTAA